The following coding sequences lie in one Panicum virgatum strain AP13 chromosome 6N, P.virgatum_v5, whole genome shotgun sequence genomic window:
- the LOC120679380 gene encoding probable RNA methyltransferase At5g51130 yields the protein MATATEPEDAPSAAGGAKGEANRKRGNEQGQGGAGCGGSGQKRKKKEVFIYGNYKNYYGYRIDRNVGEDPRLEAFNRQWFENKDCLDIGCNQGLVTIGLAMKFKCRRILGVDIDSGLIETAKWNLRRITRQDKVATKNTNAQESSNSPSQSSLGEVAPELSNENKHHDLFKIVSFRRENFVERLDGCSEQYDTILCLSVTKWIHLNWGDYGLVTLFVKIWRLLRPGGVFIMEPQPWTSYKRNRLVLEVAKENFNTICIYPEKFREILLDKVGFRSVELIMDKLVGTVTGFDRPIEVYHK from the exons ATGGCCACCGCGACGGAGCCGGAGGACGCGCCGTCCGCGGCCGGGGGCGCTAAAGGAGAGGCCAACAGGAAGCGGGGCAATGAGCAGGGACAGGGAGGCGCAGGGTGCGGTGGCAGCGGGCAGAagcggaagaagaaggaggTCTTCATCTACGGCAACTACAAGAACTACTACGGCTACCGG ATTGATCGTAATGTTGGTGAAGATCCTCGCCTAGAGGCATTCAACAGGCAGTGGTTTGAAAACAAGGATTGTCTCGATATTGGATGCAACCAGGGCCTGGTAACTATTGGCTTAG CCATGAAATTTAAATGTCGAAGAATCCTTGGAGTTGATATTGATTCAG GCTTGATCGAGACTGCTAAGTGGAATCTGCGAAGGATAACGCGGCAGGATAAGGTGGCTACAAAAAATACTAACGCTCAAGAATCATCAAATTCCCCATCTCAGAGCTCTCTAGGCGAAGTGGCACCTGAATTGTCAAATGAGAACAAACACCATGATCTTTTTAAAATTGTCTCTTTTCGACGTGAAAATTTTGTAGAACGTTTGGATGGATGTTCAGAACAATATGACACAATACTTTG TTTAAGTGTGACAAAATGGATCCACCTTAATTGGGGTGATTATGGCCTAGTTACTTTATTCGTAAAGATCTGGAGGCTTCTGAGACCG GGTGGGGTTTTTATCATGGAGCCTCAACCTTGGACTTCATACAAGAGAAACAGATTAGTTTTAGAG GTTGCAAAAGAGAACTTCAACACCATCTGTATATACCCAGAGAAATTTCGGGAGATACTTCTAGACAAG GTTGGATTTAGGTCAGTAGagttgattatggacaaattGGTGGGTACCGTCACTGGTTTCGACCGTCCTATAGAAGTTTACCACAAATGA
- the LOC120679845 gene encoding peptidyl-prolyl cis-trans isomerase FKBP16-3, chloroplastic-like isoform X3 encodes MAASSSASASPLLLPTGPRRASPSRAWLRGGGGASSSRALGSDAPCCCKAAAGGSAAQCGAADGFVISSGSSTRRGLLGVALGASALGLAALDAVAAGLPPEEKPKLCDAACESELENVPMVTTKSGLQYKDIKVGEGPSPPVGFQVAAHVAANYVAMVPNGQIFDSSLEKGQPYIFRVGSGQVFLSVLTNSIIQKCVIIGVSDPMNMID; translated from the exons ATGgcggcgtcctcctccgcctccgcctcgccgctcctcctccccacAG GGCCGCGGCGTGCATCGCCGTCGAGGGcgtggctccgcggcggcggaggcgcgtcCAGTAGCAGGGCGCTGGGCTCAGACGCGCCGTGCTGCtgcaaggccgccgccggcggaagCGCGGCGCAATGCGGGGCAGCTGACGGTTTCGTGATCAGCAGTGGGAGTAGCACCAGGAGGGGGCTCCTAGGGGTGGCCCTGGGAGCATCTGCCCTGGGGCTCGCCGCGctcgacgccgtcgccgccgggttGCCGCCGGAggagaagcccaagctctgcGACGCCGCCTGCGAAAGCGAGCTCGAAAAT GTGCCTATGGTAACCACGAAATCCGGCCTGCAGTACAAGGACATCAAAGTGGGCGAAGGGCCAAGCCCACCCGTTGGTTTCCAGGTTGCTGCTCAT GTTGCTGCAAACTATGTTGCCATGGTGCCAAACGGGCAGATATTCGACAG TTCACTAGAGAAAGGTCAGCCCTACATATTCCGGGTCGGATCAGGACAGGTATTTCTGAGTGTTCTGACTAATAGCATCATTCAGAAATGTGTCATAATTGGAGTGAGTGATCCA